The Salvelinus namaycush isolate Seneca chromosome 11, SaNama_1.0, whole genome shotgun sequence DNA window gtccCGTCGAGTTGTACGAGctgcgcgcttcagcactcggtgatcccgttctgtaagcttgtgtggcccaccacttcgcggctgagccgttattgctcctagacgttGCCACTTCACAATTACAGCATTTACAGGTGactagggcagctctagcagggcagaaatttgatgaactgacttgttggaatggtggcatcctatgatggtgccacttTGAACAtaactgagctcttcaataatgccattctactgccaatgttttgtctatggagattgcatggctgtgtgctcgatgttataaacctgtcagcaacTTGTatggctgaatccactaatttgaaaaggtgtccacatacttttgtatatatagtgtatatgtatTATGTATCTGTGTGACATTGTATTGCTAAATAAATCAATGAAACATTTTGAGTTGGTTGTGAGAGAATTCGTTCCTGTTTCATAATTGTGTGTGTGGAGATACTAGGACTAGGGGTATGATCTGGGAGCACGTGGTTTCACTTCACTgccctttatttttttgacaaTGATGACGTCGTACTCTATGGCTGCAATCTTGCGAGCTCCGACGCAACTTTTTTGTGATTCTTTTGCCGTTTTTCTTagacttttttttaccctgtatATGGCTTACTTACTTTCTAGTGTTCTTATTTctcatgtgtttttgttctatttataatactattgattactgcattgttgggaatgcGGTTACAAGAAAGGCATtacactgtacttgtgcatgtgataaactttttatttttgtatcCAGTCCTCTGCAGCCAGCCTAGAGAAGCATGGCGACCCCCATCACCACCGGAACAGCCGTACTGCCGTGAGCCGCCGCCGACACAACTCCTCCGATGGCTTCTTTAACAACGGGCCCCTGCATGCCCCCGCAGGTAACCCTGACGATCAGAACACCCTGCGCGCCCCCCAAAAACGTGTTTGTGATGTGTGGTTTGTTGACAGTCTGCTTGAAAGAGCGGTGTTTGTTTCGTTACATAGTATTAAACTTactgtcctgtgtgtgtctgcaggtgatGGGTGGCAGCAGCCCTCTCTCCTCCTGAGACATGACTCTGTGGACTCTGGGGTGGCGAAGGGGGGGCATGGTGGTCTAGCGGGGGGGTCCTGCTGGAAGGAGGCTCATCCCACCTGGCACGGGGCGCCACGGGCGGCACAGGACAGGCACCACCACCCGGGGCGCCAACCCAAACGCCATGGGACGGGAGGAGGGGACAGGCAGGGGGGACACCGGCAGCGCAACGGCAACTTCCATCCCCGCAAGAGCGCCCCTGGGACCCTCTACCAGGACAAGTTCCCCAATGATGAACACAGCAGGGAGGACAATCTGAAGTTTGTGGAAGAGGACTTTGTGAGTAATAATCTCATCCTCCATTCCTCAAAACCTCTTGACAACTTCTTGTCACATTTTACAGTCTTGAGTTACTGTGCCATATGTCACATATTAGTCAATGAGCATAGTGACATTTAAGACCTAACAGGGAAAATACCTGGATTAGTACAGCTAAACATAAAACATCATaggaaatatactgtatatacaaactTGTGAAATAATGTCAATGTTTTCCTACCAGCCCTCCCTTAACCCTGAAACAACTGGAAAGCCTGGGAACCAGATGAGGCCAGTGGCTCCTCACGCTGGAGTATGGGGTAATCCCTCTAATAGATTAATTGATCTATTGACATTACAAAGTTGACACCAGTAACATCTTCACAAAGTTCAGCCCACTCCCTTTGTCTCCATGTCATTTCCCCCCTCCTAACTAGTTGCTCCCATCTCTCCAGAGAACCCGCCTAGTGGCAAACAGATGGTGTCTAAGATGCTGGTGATCAAGAAGGTTTCCAAGGAGGACCCAGGATGCACTGCGTTCTCTACTGGCTTCGCCAGCTCCGGAGCCCCGCCCATCAATGGCAGCAAAGCCCTGCCCACCATTGCTAGCTCTACCCACTCAGTCTATAAGAACCTGGTGTCCAAGTCTGCCATGGTGCCCACCAAGCCCCCTCAGTGGAAGCCGAGTGGGAGAGACTCCACCAAGCCTGGCCTCCACCTGTCAGGACGAGACTCTGTCTTCACCAGCCCTGTGTCTGCAGCCAAACCCTCCGCCACCGCCACCCAGCTACATAGCCACAACACCCCCAAAGAGGTGAGGGCAGCTCTCCAGACCCCTTACACAGGCCAAAGGGGTTCATAGAGAGCGTATAGCAGGCCATACAAATACAGTCCCGAGGAGCAAAATAAAGGGAGAAAAAGTTTACTTAACTGTTAGAAACCACAAGCAAGGGCTCAACATTTTTCCTCCCTCTTTTCTATCAGCGTCCTTTCAGTACGACTCCTCCCATAGATATCGCCTCTTCGTCACGGCTGAAGCTGATGCGGCGCGGACCAGACCGGAAGAGTGACTTCCTGCGGACGCTGAAGGACGAGATCACCGGTGACCTGACCTCCAGCAGCAGCCCTGGGACACCTGGAGAGGTACATAACACCCCTAGAAAATGTACAATTGGGACGCAAAGGCCCTCCAAAACAACATCCAAAATGTTACATTCAAACCAATTGAAGGTAAATTCACAGTCTGACTGAACGAAAATAAACTAGAGGCATGTCAAATGTGGAGCGTTACATGGCTCACTACATATGTAAGCAGAAGTGACCTGTTTTATTAAGGTGTCTATTCTTTGGTGTAAATGACTCCTCAGGGCAAGAGCAGCACCCCAGAGCCCAAAGCCTACAGCCAGGGAGTCTGCAATGAGAACGGCCTGTCTCACTCCCTCAGCGACTCAGACACTGATCACTTGTCTAGCTCACTGGAGGCAGAACACCGGTAtgactgacacagacacacacacacacacacaccatcagtcTACTAAGCAGTGTTCACTGTTTCGTTGCAGGTTACTGAAGGCCATGGGCTGGCAGGAATACCCAGAAAACGATGACAGCTTCCTGCCCCTGACTCAGGAAGAGCTCAGAGAGTTCCAGACTAAAACTGAACATGTACGTCTGAGTTTGTGACACGATCTTACAATAATATCATTAATGTTATGAGCATCTTCGGTGACTGCTTTAAACTTCATAGGAAGTGACGTGTTTAAATATAATGAAAATGGCTAGTGCTGAGGTAGCCTAGAGTATGTGCTGTTGCCAACTCTTCCATTGCTGTCATGCTGTACGGTAGAGTTGTCTCAAGCACATAGTGTGGGACCAGGCTTGTGTCTGGAGACCCGTTTATACCTGGGTCTAACATGCGTTCTTTGTCCTGAtgttgtccacattctgattgtgcccaaaTCTTTTGACCGGTGTAGATTATTAAGACTCATTGTGATCTGACTGATCTGCATGGTCAAACCATTTAAATAATCATCATACTGgcctctaaaatcattgacatTTAGTACAATGGACTTATGGCATCAATACTTGttttacccagtaaaatactggGAGTTTTTATACAtctctacagtaccagtcaaaagtttggacattcaagggtttttcttcatttttactattttctacattgtagaataatagtgaagacgtcaacacaataaaataacacatattgaatcatgtaggaaccaaaaaaagtgttttaaaaaatctaaatatattttagattcttcaaagtagccacgttttgccttgatgacagccttgcacaatcttggcattctctcaaccagcttcatggggaatgcttttacaacagtcttgaaggaattcccacatatgctgagcacttgttggctgcttttccttcactctgcggtccgactcatcccaaaccatctcaattgggttgaggtcgggtgattgtggaggccaggtcatctgatgcagcactccatcactctccttcttggtcaaatagcccttacacagcctggaggtgtgttgggtcattgtcctgttgaaaaacaaatagtcccactaagtgcaaaccagatgggatggcgtatcgctgtagaatgctggttgtgtgccttgaattctaaataaatcacgacagtgtcaccagcaaagcacccctgcaccatcacacctcctccatgcttcacggtgggaaccacacatgagatcatccattcacctactctgcatctcacaaagacacggcggttggaaccaaaaatctcaaatttggactcatcagaccaaaagagagatttccaaaatgtccattgcttgtgtttcttgccccaagcaagtctcttcttcttattggtgtcctttagtagtggtttctttgcagcaattcgaccatgaaggcctgattcacgcagtctcctctgaacagttgatgttgagatgtgtctgttacttgaactctgaagcatttatttgggctgcaatttctgaggctggcaacTAATGAACttctctgcagcaaaggtaactttgggttttccattcctgtggtggtcctcatgagagccagtttcatcatagcaatTGATGGTTTTGGCGACAGCACTTAAAGAAACGTAcaaagttattgacattttccgaattgactgaccttcatgtcttaaagtaatggactgtcgtttctctttgcttatttgagcttttcttgccataatatggacttggtcttttaccaaatagggctgttttctgtataccacacctaccttgtcacaacacaactgattggtcaaatgcattaagaaggaaagaaattccacaaatgaaattttaagaaggcacacttgttaattggaATGcaattctaggtgactacctcatgaagctggttgaaagaatgccaacagtgtgcaaggctgtcatcgaggcaaagggtggctactttgaagaacctcaaatcaaaaatatattttgatttgtttaaaacttttggttactacatgattccatgtgtcatttcatagtttggatgtcttcactattattctacgatgtagaaaatagtaaaaataaatgtgtccaaactttttactggtactggtactctttTTATAGCTTACAATCAACACTTgttttaaaataaatacattcataTTTTGAAAGAATCTGTCATAATTTGTGTACAGGAAGTAACCGGCAAATCTGGACACAGTGGACGGATAAGTGACACACAATACTACAATGTGTAGATGCAACGGCTAGTGTGGGCACAATAAGAATGTGgataagatcaggacaaaggatgcaTGTTAACACCAGGTATAAACAAGGCTTAGGTTTGTGTTTTTACTTAGGTTCTTGTTCTTCCTAGCTGAAGAGGAATGGGATCATCTCCCTCCACTTCACCCACTGGAGGTGTGTGGCCGAGGCCCACTTACAAAAGGACGGGGGCTCCGAGTCTGAAACCAGCAGCCAGACCTCAGACGACGATGATGTCAACCTGACGAAGTGGCTTTAAAGAACAAAACACACACCCCTCTCGTCTTCAGAACACCTGTTTGACTTATTCTTGCACAAGGGGAAATTCCAGTGGAGGGGGAAGTTCCTGCTTAGCCATGCAGATGTATTTGTCCTGCGTTGCACCTCTTCCCCCTCGCTTTGTGGAACTGAGTGTTTGTCAAGGAAAGGGCAATGCACATCTGATTTAAGAGACTAACAATATTAAAATGGTATCCTGACATGTTTCAATAGGAATCAGGCCTTGGTGTTCTGATTGTGTCAGATTGCGTTCATGGTTAATCAATGACATCACATAGACAACTGTCTAATAGTGTTAACCGTGCTGGGTGGTCTAGCAGTTAGGGCTGGATTCAATTTGTATCCCAGTTCTGTGTTATAGctcgattgaaatttaaaggcgaCGTTCACGGTGAACGCTGCATGTCAGCTCAATCGGAAAGAACCTTCATTTTAACAGATCTTCTGCtatacggattgaatccagctGCTTAACAGTACACAAACATGACAGTCAATAGTTCCCAGTTCCTCACCTCTCCCATAAATCAAATGAAAAAATGAACAAACCATGCAGACTTGTTACCACTAAGCCAGAGACTTAGGCCTAGATTCAAGCAGTGCGGTTGGAATTGCAAGGCAATATCCCTGCGTTCGGAGCCTGCACTCACAGTAAACCCTGCATGTCGGCTCAACCGGAATTTACCTTAATTTCAATCGCACTATACTTCAGCGATAGGGATTGAAATGAGCCGTTAGTGGTTTAGCATTGTGCTTCCGACACTAGTGTGACCTTCTGCTCCTACGCCAAAGTATTTCACGATTTCAGCTGGGATGGCCACAGCCAGGAATACCATAAGCATACAAATTCATTATGTTTTGAGTACTCCATTGATCAATGTGAGGAGGAACTGGGACAGTAGTTTGTTTTTCCAAGAGGTGGGTCTTCTTTTTGAAGTCTACACAAATCAAAGTTGACAAATTGATCAAGTAGGTAGTCTTTATTGATCTGGTACAAAACCTTACAAATATGAAAAAAAGAGGTACACAATAGGAACATGACACAATTACAACTTGATCTGCAGTAGGACGATGTGATGACAATCAGGAATTGGCATCAAAGTCACCAGGGCTTCACTGGCTGCAGGGGGAAACATGATAATCATAATAATCACAATGAATGCATCACTGAAGTCACACATGCTATTGAATGTGAAAAGAGCAGAGGGTGATTTActtcatacatttaaaaaaacaagttgAGTAGTACATGTAGGTATTCCATAACAACCTTACAGGTTgtcttgggctcccgagtggcgcagcggtctcagtgctagaggcatcactacagaccctggttcgcttccaggctgtatcacaactggctgtgattgggagtcccatagggcggtgcacaattggcccagcatggccagggtaggctgtcattgtaaataagactgttctaaactgacttgcctatttaaaggATAAATAAATAGTCACTACTTGCAGTGGAAAATACATACTCCATACATACCGTTCAAACTCCATTTTGTCTTTGACACCGTTGTCTCTGTTGCTGTTAACTTGAGTCTCCTGTTTAACCTTTTTAGAGTCGTTCTCCTTTATTGGGCTGTCTCCTGGTTTCCTCTGTTAAACAATACAAAAAGGTGTTTGTGGatactgtgggggggggggggggggtgtatctgGAAGCAAATAGTTTCACTTCACTGACCTTTTTTCTGACCAGGTGTGAGATGTCAGAGGCTGGAGACTTTGTGGGGGCGTTTCCATATGTGGATCTGACCTGAATCTGAGTGAGGGGAGGACACACCGACATATCCCTTAGAATACGTTGTTTAAAGGACAACAAATCAACCAATAAAGCTGACTAAAATCATGAGGCGCAGGCTTACTATAGATGCAGACGCCCCTCCGTTTTGAGAACTTCCACTCGGAGTTGGAAACGCTGAACCACCTGCCTgaaaccccccccaaaaacaacGAAAAGTGGAATCAAACTTCATGCTCGACGTATTGCATAAATTCAAACCTTCATTAAGAGAGCCTAAAAAAAGTAAGTGGGCTAGGACTGGGTCAATCACTGGTTAGAGCCCCCTCCATCTCAATCCCCTTCTCACCAGTGTCTCCTGCATCACAGCCTCTGCTGCAACAGTCGCAGCCATTTTCTGTCCCACGGTGGCATCCTCAACCTTCTCCTGGATCTCTGGCAGCAGAGCCTTCAGCTCCTccatctcctttctctcctcaggGGCCACCTCTGGCCCCTCTGCCTTCTCCAGCACCTCCTGGAGCTTGGCTGGGAGACAAACAATACAAGGGTGTTACAAGGTAGAAGAATAACATTTTCCAATAATAAAACCAGCAGCCACCAACCGGTCGTCTTgtgctgttggcggtaggtgcacttgattcagaagtgTTCCCATTTGGAACCGTTTCATTTGTCGAGGAGAGCTGTGGCTAAATCAACTATGTCTGCTGCCCTGGCCAATCGAATAGCTCAAATCACCGTACCTACTGCTTCCATGACCCCACAGCAAAGTATGACACTAGCCTATGTGAGATTTCATAACCATGACCAGAGAGACAGAATACCGCAAAGAGATGATCTTTCAAATTAATAACACGCTTCAccctacttccactcacgctgtagctgcaatgaatgagtagccaacTACCGATAGGCCTGCATCGCGTCCATTTTAATATccaggaatatttcactttctctggtcataggaacatgAATATGTGCATGAtgcagaaataatgcggtgccactcgagtttcgccatcaggtggaagTCTATCccctctggtcagtctcaccggaaGAAAGGAGAGAACAGGGACCGTGAGAGGCGGACCCTCTGCTGCCCTCTCCCTCCGTAGACTGACCATCAGATTTCAATTTATGCTCAGCTGTGCCTCGCAAGTGAtacaactgatctattttgttatcaaagctagAGTTGTGAAATATATGATCTGAGAAGAACTTTGGCGGGGTAAGCATATAGCCAATAtgatgtgataatgtattaggcctactacaCACACCTCATTCCTACATAACTGGTTTTATTAGATTAATGTTGCATAGACTTTTGAAGTCCTatttatacatacacatatagacacacactaccaccgttcaaaggtttggggtcatttagaaacagtgaagaggcgactccgggatgctggccttctaggcagagttgcaaagaaaaatacatttcAGGTCaataaaaagattaagatgggcaaaagacagacactggacagaaaaactgcctagaaagccagcatcccggagtcacctcttcactgttgacgttgagactggtgttttgcaggaactatttaatgaagctgccagttgaggacttgtgaggcgtcggtTTCtcccaaaaaaggtccagttgccaggaccacgaatatAAATTCCATCttgacaccattgccctagagcacacaaaaaaacgacacataccttggcctaaacatcagcgccacaggtacagttgaagtcggaagttgacatacacttaggttggactcATTAAAACAAGTTTtgcaaccattccacaaatttcttgttaacaaactatagttttggcaagtcggttacaacatctactttgtgcatgacaagtcatttttccaacaattgtttacagacacttATAACtcgctgtatcacaattccagtgggtcagaagtttacatacaaagttgactgtgcctctaaacagcttggaaaattccagacaattatgtcatgactttagaagcttctgataggctaatttacataatttgagtcaattggaggtgtacctgtggatgtatttcaaggccgaccttcaaactcagtgcctcttagcttgacatcatgggaaaatcaaaagaaaacaaccaagacctcagaaaaaaaaattgtactccacaagtctgcttcatccttgggagcaatttccaaacgcctgaaggtaccacattcatctgtacaaacaatagtacgcaagtataaacaccatgggaccacgcagccgtcataccgctccggaaggagacgcattcggtctcctagagatgaacgtacttggtgcgaaaagtgcaaatcaatcccagaacaacagcaaaggaccttgtgaagatgctggaggaaacaggtacaaaataacctatatccacagtaaaacgagtcctatatcgacaacctgaaaggccgctcagcaaggaagaagccactgcaccaaaaccgccgtaaaaaagccagactacggtttgcaactgcacatggggacaaagatcatactttttggagaaatgtcctctgttctgatgaaacaaaaatagaactgtttggccataatgacgaaTTGTTATggttggaggaaaaaaggggatgcttgcaagccgaagaacaccatcccaacccgtgaagcacgggggtggcagcatcatttgctgcaggaggaactggtgcacttcacaaaatagatggcatcatgaggcaggaaaatgtggatatattgaagcaacgtcctcaagaaatcagtcaggaagttaaagcttggtcgcaaatgggtcttccaaaaggaTAATgaactagacacactaatgtacttgtcctcttgctcagttgtgcactggggcctcccactaatcccattctggttagagccagtttgcgctgttctgtgaagggagtagtacacagctttgtatgagatattggcaatttctcgcatggaatagccttaatttctcagaac harbors:
- the LOC120056046 gene encoding vasculin-like protein 1 isoform X1, which gives rise to MAQHDFVPAWLNFSTPQPAKSSAASLEKHGDPHHHRNSRTAVSRRRHNSSDGFFNNGPLHAPAGDGWQQPSLLLRHDSVDSGVAKGGHGGLAGGSCWKEAHPTWHGAPRAAQDRHHHPGRQPKRHGTGGGDRQGGHRQRNGNFHPRKSAPGTLYQDKFPNDEHSREDNLKFVEEDFPSLNPETTGKPGNQMRPVAPHAGVWENPPSGKQMVSKMLVIKKVSKEDPGCTAFSTGFASSGAPPINGSKALPTIASSTHSVYKNLVSKSAMVPTKPPQWKPSGRDSTKPGLHLSGRDSVFTSPVSAAKPSATATQLHSHNTPKERPFSTTPPIDIASSSRLKLMRRGPDRKSDFLRTLKDEITGDLTSSSSPGTPGEGKSSTPEPKAYSQGVCNENGLSHSLSDSDTDHLSSSLEAEHRLLKAMGWQEYPENDDSFLPLTQEELREFQTKTEHLKRNGIISLHFTHWRCVAEAHLQKDGGSESETSSQTSDDDDVNLTKWL
- the LOC120056046 gene encoding vasculin-like protein 1 isoform X2, whose translation is MAQHDFVPAWLNFSTPQPAKSSAASLEKHGDPHHHRNSRTAVSRRRHNSSDGFFNNGPLHAPAGDGWQQPSLLLRHDSVDSGVAKGGHGGLAGGSCWKEAHPTWHGAPRAAQDRHHHPGRQPKRHGTGGGDRQGGHRQRNGNFHPRKSAPGTLYQDKFPNDEHSREDNLKFVEEDFPSLNPETTGKPGNQMRPVAPHAGVWENPPSGKQMVSKMLVIKKVSKEDPGCTAFSTGFASSGAPPINGSKALPTIASSTHSVYKNLVSKSAMVPTKPPQWKPSGRDSTKPGLHLSGRDSVFTSPVSAAKPSATATQLHSHNTPKERPFSTTPPIDIASSSRLKLMRRGPDRKSDFLRTLKDEITGDLTSSSSPGTPGEGKSSTPEPKAYSQGVCNENGLSHSLSDSDTDHLSSSLEAEHRLLKAMGWQEYPENDDSFLPLTQEELREFQTKTEHVLVLPS